The genomic region TGTCGGTGTCGATCCTGAGGATCCGGTTCATGCGGGTGGTCACCAGCACCACTCCCCCCCCTTTCGGGAGGGCGCCGCCGGTGAAGCCGCTGCCGGCTCCCCTGGGAAAGACGGGGAAGCCTTCCTGGTTGGCGAGCTTCAATATCCGCGATACCTCTTCGCTCCCGTCGGGATGCACCACGCAATCGGGAAGGAATTCCATCTGGGTTGCGTCGTAGCCGTAGCAGATCAGGTCCTGAGGGGTTGCAGCGATGTTTTCGCTGCCGACGATCTCGGTAAGTTGCTGCAGTATGCGTGCGTCGAGCATCTATCTTCCTTTCGCTTCGTCTTTCGAATCTATATCTATATACATGGCCGCAGTCAGGCCGGGCGGTACACCGGCAGCACGTTACCCCCCTCGGGTATCACGTAGGCGCGATAGTTTTCGGGGAGCATCGGGAGCGCGATGCCCAGCGCCTCTTCCAGCGTACCCGCCGGGGTCATCCCCATGGTCCTCACCTCTTCCCCGGGGAGCCGGGATACCAGCACCACCCGGAAGCGCTCCGCCTTCTCCTTCACCGACCAGGCCGTCTGTCCGTTGATCTCGTAGCGTTTTCTCAGTGCCGACTCCAGCTCGCCGCAGGTGGGGTAGCCGAACCAGTTGAAGAAGGTGGCGTTGCCGTAGCCGTCGCGGCACTCGGCAAGAAGCACCATGACCCCTCCCGGCTTCAGGGCTCGGCTTGCGTACTCCATCGATTTGTGCGCCTGGATCAGGTTGATGTCCTTGGGGAAGCCGCCGCAGGACACCAGCACCAGGTCGGCGAGCTCATCGACCTGCGCCGAGAAGGCGTCGGCGTAAAAGCGGCACCCAGCCAGGTGGGCGTCGCGCCAGTTTCCGGCGAAGGCGGCGACGATTTTCTTGTCCGGGCCGAGCACGGTGTTCAGGATGAGTTCGGGGGGGCGCTTGCCGCAGGCCTCAAGCATCGCCTCGTGCACCGGGTTGCCGTCGAGGTTCCCGGTGACCGCCTTGGGATGTCTGCCGCTTCCCTCCTCGGGGTTGAGGAGTGCAAAGTGGCTTGCCATGCAACTGCGCCGGCTGGAGACGCCGGGAAGCATGCTCTTTCTCCCGCCGCCAAAGCCGGCGAAGTAGTGAAAGGTGATGGCGCCGGTGAGGATGAGCCGGTCCGCCTCGGCGACGCGCCGGTTGATCTCGACGGGTACCCCGCGGGAGGTATCCCCCAGGTACACTAGCGCACCCGGGTCGTCGCAGTCGTGGTCGCTGACCTTGACCCGGTCGTACACGCTGCCGACGATCTTTCTCTGCTCAGCCTCGGTCTGCTTGCGGTGTATCCCCAAGGCGATGACTATCTCTATGTCGCGGTCCCGGATTCCCGCCTGGCTCAGCCGGGACACCAGCAGGGGGAGGTAGACCTCGCTCCCGGTCGGCCTGGTGACGTCGGAGGTCACGATGACGACCTTTTCGCCTGGTCTGAAAGCGGAAAGGGTCTGCTCGCAGCCGTTGATTGCTTTCTCTATCAGTTGGGACGGCGTACCCTGCGGGATGAAGGGACGAGGGCGCAGCACCGAAAGAACACGGTCGGCAGAGATCTGCAGAGGGTAAGTTTGATCGCCGCATTTAAGATCGAGCATCGAGTTATGATACATATTCGAACTTCAATGCGCAACTGTTTACGGGGCCTGGACTCTGTCAAGGACGCTGCATGACTGGCAGCAGACGAGAAATGCGGATTCCGGATGGCAGAGCAATCTCAGTCGAGCCGCTTTAGTTGGAACAACATCCGGAGAAGGAGCAGCGTTGCTATGTCGTTGCTTCCCCTTTGTGACTGGCGTGAGCGTATACGCTATGGTGGCGGCTGGTTAGACGGTTAGCGCTAACCCGCTCTAATCTTGCTGCGGCGCAGGTGATGAATTAGATTGACAAAAGGTCCTCTTTTCG from Citrifermentans bremense harbors:
- the larA gene encoding nickel-dependent lactate racemase, whose product is MYHNSMLDLKCGDQTYPLQISADRVLSVLRPRPFIPQGTPSQLIEKAINGCEQTLSAFRPGEKVVIVTSDVTRPTGSEVYLPLLVSRLSQAGIRDRDIEIVIALGIHRKQTEAEQRKIVGSVYDRVKVSDHDCDDPGALVYLGDTSRGVPVEINRRVAEADRLILTGAITFHYFAGFGGGRKSMLPGVSSRRSCMASHFALLNPEEGSGRHPKAVTGNLDGNPVHEAMLEACGKRPPELILNTVLGPDKKIVAAFAGNWRDAHLAGCRFYADAFSAQVDELADLVLVSCGGFPKDINLIQAHKSMEYASRALKPGGVMVLLAECRDGYGNATFFNWFGYPTCGELESALRKRYEINGQTAWSVKEKAERFRVVLVSRLPGEEVRTMGMTPAGTLEEALGIALPMLPENYRAYVIPEGGNVLPVYRPA